Proteins encoded together in one Bradyrhizobium sp. PSBB068 window:
- a CDS encoding caspase family protein, with protein MKSWLSRLSAALLAVVCVASAAPAQAEKRIALVIGNNDYRNVPKLQKAVNDARTMGDTLKQLGFNVMLAENLNRQAFSETLLAFDRAVEPGDTAFFFYAGHGFEIAGQNFLLPTDVPAATEGQEELVRDASVLADRIIERLQNKKARTSILVFDACRNNPFERAGTRAVAGGGGLAPMTQLPEGVFSVFSAGPRQTALDRLSNDDANPNSVFTRTFAGELLQPGENLVQVAQRTRRLVSEMAETVKHKQIPVYFDQMVDDVFLNGIAKAQAEAAKPATPAQQVAALPPVSVPKLPKEDSINAPIASFSRHNGGWTVVFSIADPTLGISWRIGDRGDFRETGFMDTLDPRTRKRMPNPSIELPADAPAATIELRYVDTQGEMQGPFPIKFDPDAALIRDQRKILDMTATSWLSFREFNGLLVYYTHLMSYRCAIREVRIGIDTAVPDKVLKMPACNSRDPSAIPSDAQPYLKLAPQTKSVSVELTYRDGSVSEIKTFRR; from the coding sequence ATGAAGAGCTGGCTTTCGAGACTTTCAGCGGCCCTGTTGGCGGTCGTATGCGTCGCATCGGCGGCGCCCGCCCAGGCCGAAAAGCGCATTGCGCTGGTGATCGGCAACAATGACTACCGGAACGTGCCCAAGCTGCAGAAGGCGGTCAACGACGCCCGCACCATGGGCGACACGCTGAAGCAGCTCGGTTTCAACGTCATGCTGGCCGAGAATTTGAACCGGCAGGCGTTTTCCGAGACGCTGCTCGCCTTCGACCGCGCCGTGGAACCCGGCGATACCGCATTCTTCTTCTACGCCGGTCACGGCTTCGAGATCGCGGGCCAGAATTTCCTGCTGCCGACCGACGTACCGGCGGCGACCGAAGGGCAGGAGGAGCTGGTGCGCGACGCCTCGGTTCTCGCCGACCGCATCATCGAGCGGTTGCAGAACAAGAAGGCGCGCACCTCGATCCTGGTGTTCGACGCCTGCCGCAACAATCCGTTCGAGCGGGCCGGCACGCGCGCGGTTGCCGGCGGTGGTGGCCTCGCCCCGATGACGCAGCTGCCGGAAGGCGTGTTCTCGGTGTTTTCGGCGGGGCCGCGCCAGACCGCGCTCGACCGGCTGTCGAACGACGATGCCAATCCCAATTCGGTGTTCACGCGAACCTTTGCCGGGGAGCTGCTGCAGCCCGGCGAGAACCTCGTGCAGGTCGCCCAGCGCACGCGGCGCCTGGTCAGCGAGATGGCCGAGACCGTGAAGCACAAGCAGATCCCGGTCTATTTCGACCAGATGGTCGATGACGTCTTCCTGAACGGGATTGCGAAAGCCCAGGCCGAGGCGGCCAAGCCGGCCACGCCTGCGCAGCAGGTGGCCGCGCTGCCGCCGGTGTCGGTGCCGAAGCTGCCGAAGGAGGACTCGATCAACGCGCCGATCGCGAGCTTCTCGCGCCACAATGGCGGCTGGACGGTCGTGTTCTCGATCGCCGATCCGACGCTCGGCATCTCCTGGCGGATCGGCGACCGCGGCGACTTCCGCGAAACCGGCTTCATGGACACGCTCGATCCGCGCACGCGCAAGCGGATGCCTAATCCGTCGATCGAGCTGCCGGCCGATGCGCCGGCGGCGACGATCGAGCTTCGCTATGTCGATACCCAGGGCGAGATGCAGGGGCCGTTCCCGATCAAGTTCGATCCCGACGCCGCGCTGATCCGCGACCAGCGCAAGATCCTCGACATGACGGCGACAAGCTGGCTGTCGTTCCGCGAGTTCAACGGGCTGCTCGTCTATTATACCCACCTGATGTCGTATCGCTGCGCGATTCGCGAGGTGCGGATCGGCATCGACACCGCGGTGCCGGACAAGGTGCTGAAGATGCCCGCCTGCAATTCGCGCGATCCGAGCGCGATCCCGTCCGACGCGCAGCCCTACCTGAAGCTCGCGCCGCAGACCAAATCGGTCTCGGTGGAACTGACCTATCGCGACGGCAGCGTGTCGGAGATCAAGACCTTCAGGCGATAG
- a CDS encoding FAD-dependent oxidoreductase codes for MDAGNPAGPNTGQMKVRCCVVGGGPAGMMLGYLLGRAGIDVVVLEKHADFFRDFRGDTVHPSTLQVMDELGLIDGFLKLPHQDIQKLDGMFGGTSVRIADLSRLSVKYPFIAMMPQWDFLNFLRDSGKRFPSLQVLMSAEATDLIRRGDAVAGVRVTTPDGTIDIEADLVIGCDGRRSIVRERAGLAVEEIGAPIDVLWFRVGRHPDETENLFARVDHGKMMVTFDRGDYWQCAYVIAKGQYDAVKARGLPALLDDVLRLAPILKAGIGDVKSFDDVKLLTVAINRLTRWTLPGLLCIGDAAHAMSPIGGVGVNLAVQDAVATANILAAKLAQGCPSEHELDAVRRRREFPVRVTQRMQVIAQDNIISAALKGGDRPVPLALRLITAMPWLQGLTARLVAVGVRPEHVHSPAAG; via the coding sequence ATGGATGCGGGCAATCCGGCAGGACCGAACACAGGTCAGATGAAGGTGCGCTGCTGCGTGGTCGGCGGCGGGCCGGCGGGCATGATGCTCGGCTATCTGCTTGGACGCGCCGGGATCGACGTCGTGGTGCTGGAGAAGCACGCCGACTTCTTCCGCGACTTTCGCGGCGATACCGTGCATCCCTCGACCCTGCAGGTGATGGACGAGCTCGGTCTGATCGACGGCTTCCTGAAGCTGCCGCACCAGGACATCCAGAAGCTCGACGGCATGTTCGGCGGCACCTCGGTGCGGATCGCGGACCTCAGCCGCCTCAGCGTCAAATATCCCTTCATCGCGATGATGCCGCAGTGGGACTTCCTCAATTTCCTGCGCGACAGCGGCAAGCGTTTTCCCTCGCTGCAGGTGCTGATGAGCGCCGAGGCGACCGACCTGATCCGGCGCGGCGATGCGGTTGCCGGCGTCCGCGTGACGACGCCCGACGGCACGATCGACATCGAGGCGGATCTTGTGATCGGCTGCGACGGCCGCCGTTCGATCGTGCGCGAGCGCGCAGGCCTTGCCGTCGAGGAGATCGGCGCGCCGATCGACGTGCTGTGGTTTCGCGTCGGGCGCCATCCGGACGAGACCGAGAATTTGTTCGCCCGTGTCGACCACGGCAAGATGATGGTGACGTTCGATCGCGGCGACTATTGGCAATGCGCCTATGTGATCGCCAAGGGGCAATACGACGCCGTGAAGGCGAGGGGCTTGCCGGCGCTGCTCGACGACGTGCTGCGGCTGGCGCCGATCCTCAAGGCCGGCATTGGCGACGTGAAGAGCTTCGACGACGTCAAGCTGCTCACGGTCGCGATCAATCGGCTGACGCGCTGGACGCTTCCCGGGCTGCTCTGCATCGGCGATGCGGCGCATGCGATGTCGCCGATCGGCGGCGTCGGCGTCAACCTCGCGGTGCAGGACGCGGTCGCGACCGCCAACATCCTGGCGGCGAAGCTCGCACAAGGCTGTCCGTCGGAGCACGAGCTCGATGCGGTGCGGCGCCGCCGCGAATTCCCGGTGCGCGTGACGCAGCGCATGCAGGTGATCGCGCAGGACAACATCATCAGCGCGGCGCTGAAGGGAGGCGATCGACCGGTGCCGCTCGCGCTGCGGTTGATCACGGCGATGCCCTGGCTGCAGGGCCTGACGGCGCGTCTCGTCGCGGTCGGAGTGCGCCCGGAGCACGTGCATTCGCCGGCCGCAGGCTGA